A single Bacillus sp. HMF5848 DNA region contains:
- a CDS encoding ABC transporter ATP-binding protein produces MTEKLVEIKNLKQYFKVGKGYVKAVDGVSFDIYRGETLGLVGESGSGKSTTGRSVIRLYDATDGEVLFEGKNVHGKMSRKNLLEFNRKMQMIFQDPYASLNPRLTVGDIIAEGIDIHRLASSKEERMNKVHELLETVGLNREHANRYPHEFSGGQRQRIGIARALAVEPEFIIADEPISALDVSIQAQVVNLMKKLQAEKGLTYLFIAHDLSMVKYISDRIAVMYRGKIMELAESDELYRNPMHPYTKSLLSAIPLPDPDYERNRTRHTYDPSMHQYGPDETPELREVTPGHFVSCSEREYEQLKKETIS; encoded by the coding sequence ATGACTGAAAAATTAGTAGAGATAAAGAACTTAAAGCAATACTTTAAAGTCGGAAAAGGGTATGTCAAAGCTGTAGATGGTGTATCTTTTGATATATATCGTGGGGAAACTCTTGGGCTTGTAGGTGAGTCAGGTTCAGGTAAATCTACAACAGGTCGTTCTGTTATTCGCTTGTATGATGCAACGGATGGTGAAGTGTTATTTGAAGGTAAAAACGTGCACGGTAAAATGTCACGTAAAAACCTTCTTGAATTTAACCGGAAAATGCAAATGATTTTCCAGGATCCGTACGCATCTTTGAATCCTCGATTAACTGTTGGGGACATTATTGCTGAAGGTATTGATATACATCGTCTAGCTTCTTCTAAAGAAGAGCGCATGAATAAAGTACATGAATTACTTGAAACTGTTGGTTTGAATAGAGAGCATGCGAACAGATACCCACACGAATTTAGTGGTGGACAACGTCAACGTATAGGTATTGCCCGTGCATTAGCGGTAGAGCCTGAATTCATCATTGCTGATGAACCTATATCTGCCCTAGACGTTTCAATCCAAGCACAAGTAGTTAACCTTATGAAAAAGCTCCAAGCTGAAAAAGGTTTAACATACTTATTTATTGCCCATGATTTATCAATGGTTAAATATATAAGTGATCGTATTGCTGTTATGTATCGCGGTAAAATTATGGAGTTAGCAGAAAGTGATGAGTTATATCGAAATCCAATGCACCCATACACAAAATCATTATTATCTGCTATCCCATTACCGGATCCAGATTATGAGCGTAACCGTACGAGACACACGTATGATCCATCTATGCATCAATATGGACCTGATGAAACACCTGAATTAAGAGAGGTTACTCCAGGTCACTTTGTATCATGCTCAGAACGTGAATACGAACAATTAAAAAAAGAAACGATCTCATAA
- a CDS encoding putative glycoside hydrolase, with protein MGKALQRWWVLVIFLMMPLSLLFTLPSLAAEEKKVYTVDSHPLKQTQLIKIELPEKLPRFTFQSGFTFEYPDAIRGIYVTSHSAGGSRMENLLELVDSTDLNAMVIDIKDDYGYLTYVPEEDSPYAPIGKNYIKDVTDMLTVLEEKQIYPIARVVVFKDTILAGMRPDLSFKEQNGQVWKNGRGDSFVNPFLKEVWDYNVGIAIEAAKLGFAEIQFDYVRFPEGFERRDDILEYGMGDYETIQMDNVQKRVEAVTDFVAYAKEKLEPYNVKVSVDIFGYTATLPEAPGIGQNFSKISEHVDVISSMIYPSHWTSYFGIAKPDLEPYNLVAEYIKVEKKKLDELESPPISRPWIQDFTASWLGKGNYKVYGKAEVEAQIKALNDAGVTEYLIWNAGNSYTTGVDYTP; from the coding sequence ATGGGAAAAGCATTGCAGCGTTGGTGGGTACTAGTCATTTTTCTCATGATGCCACTTAGTCTTTTGTTTACACTACCATCTTTGGCAGCTGAGGAGAAAAAAGTTTACACGGTTGATTCGCATCCTCTTAAGCAAACACAATTAATTAAAATTGAGCTTCCTGAGAAATTGCCACGTTTTACATTTCAATCTGGTTTTACTTTTGAATATCCAGATGCTATTCGAGGAATTTATGTGACATCCCATTCAGCTGGTGGAAGTCGAATGGAAAATTTACTAGAGCTTGTTGATAGCACTGACTTAAATGCGATGGTAATTGACATTAAGGACGATTATGGTTACTTAACATATGTACCAGAAGAAGATTCTCCATATGCACCGATTGGGAAAAATTATATAAAAGATGTTACGGATATGCTAACAGTACTTGAAGAAAAGCAAATATATCCGATTGCTCGTGTCGTAGTATTTAAAGACACCATCTTAGCAGGTATGAGACCTGATTTATCGTTTAAAGAACAAAATGGGCAAGTATGGAAGAATGGCCGTGGCGATTCGTTCGTTAATCCATTTCTAAAAGAAGTATGGGATTATAACGTAGGCATCGCTATTGAAGCTGCAAAGCTTGGTTTTGCAGAAATCCAATTTGACTATGTTCGCTTCCCTGAAGGCTTTGAGCGTCGTGACGATATTCTTGAATACGGTATGGGCGATTATGAGACCATACAAATGGACAATGTTCAAAAACGTGTAGAAGCAGTAACTGACTTTGTTGCATATGCAAAAGAAAAGCTTGAACCATACAATGTAAAAGTATCGGTCGATATTTTTGGGTACACAGCAACATTACCAGAAGCACCAGGCATTGGGCAAAACTTCTCTAAAATTTCAGAACATGTTGATGTTATCTCATCCATGATCTATCCAAGTCACTGGACATCGTATTTTGGCATTGCTAAACCAGACTTAGAACCATATAACCTTGTCGCTGAGTATATAAAGGTTGAAAAGAAAAAGCTTGATGAGCTTGAATCACCCCCAATCTCTCGACCATGGATTCAAGACTTTACAGCATCATGGTTAGGTAAAGGCAACTACAAAGTGTATGGCAAAGCAGAAGTAGAAGCCCAAATCAAAGCTTTAAATGACGCAGGTGTAACAGAATATTTAATTTGGAATGCTGGTAACTCGTATACAACTGGTGTAGATTATACACCTTAA
- a CDS encoding GNAT family N-acetyltransferase yields the protein MNWYEKLNQYFPIQEMKSKKHMELLLKEKSEVYHKDEGPDHVLMYAEFDLFIFIDYLFVSSKTRGQGLGHKLIEKLKQHGKPIILEVEPVDYEDTDTEKRLRFYKREGFEHAQSIGYERRSLATNEINQMEILYWSPTDESEQLIFEAMKQTYEKIHTYKDKEIYGKEYQDVDDVLTYDEDRDADNVLKGV from the coding sequence ATGAACTGGTATGAAAAATTAAATCAATATTTTCCCATTCAAGAAATGAAGTCAAAGAAACATATGGAACTTTTATTAAAAGAAAAAAGTGAAGTTTACCACAAGGATGAGGGACCGGATCACGTACTTATGTATGCCGAATTCGATTTGTTTATTTTTATTGATTATTTATTTGTCTCATCAAAAACACGTGGGCAAGGGTTAGGCCATAAGCTTATTGAAAAATTAAAGCAGCATGGGAAACCGATCATATTAGAGGTTGAGCCTGTAGACTATGAAGACACAGACACTGAAAAACGTCTTCGCTTCTATAAACGTGAGGGATTCGAACATGCCCAATCGATTGGATATGAACGACGCTCATTAGCCACAAACGAAATTAATCAAATGGAGATTTTATATTGGTCTCCTACAGATGAGTCAGAGCAGCTTATCTTTGAAGCAATGAAGCAAACGTATGAAAAAATCCATACATACAAAGACAAAGAGATCTACGGAAAAGAATATCAAGATGTTGATGATGTTTTAACGTACGATGAAGACAGAGATGCTGATAATGTACTAAAAGGTGTATAA
- a CDS encoding efflux RND transporter permease subunit, which translates to MSHLAKLAVMRPVAMTMVIIFMLIIGMVSVKNIAVDLFPDMTFPVAVITTNYEGAGPEEIEALISDPLENMIGTIPNVESISSISQTGTALIIVSFVWGTNMDVATLQIREKIDMAREYLPNTMALPRVMRFNPSDFPIIQLAVTTDTNDMNTAKLIANDEIKTRLQSVKGIAAVYVEGGREKEIKVNLNQTKLLHHGVTLETIQQIIASENLNIPSGQLRSSHETIPIRVTGQFTSVYDVMDIQIPTNQGLVKLKDLAQIEEGYAPINQISLLNNKPAVGITVYKQSGANTVEVTKQVQKTLEKIQKTLPSEYKVTAVFEQSKFINQSLRAVLSNILTGSGLAAVILFVFLKHFRSTVIIFLAIPLSIVTTFVFLFFSKQTLNVLTLGGLALGVGMMVDNAIVILENIYRYRQLNYPMKKAAIMGSSEIGTAIIASTLTTIIVFLPFVFVNGLAAQLFKPLAQVIAFSLLASLFTALIIVPLFASLFLKLKDTQNAKSKHQELLKNKYKAVLEKALNNRRVTIFSITLLFILSFVIVPFLGTEFLPAQDQSMISIEATLPPGHSIDQSLSTSETIVKKLATVDDIDILYTTIGGNDPFTVGARSQSNKLNYTIMLTAPSKRDRSDVEIADTMRQLLKDIPSIIEAKVSASDTGFAADPVSLKITGPNLQTLQKLAEDVRALIVTVEGVRELDSNFSTGNPLLSVAVFKDVAYSLGIGSMQLAKTISDATQGIVASQFTKNGEELPIRLVFEENGIKSQDELENMLIKTQMNDFVPLKAIASFTRDNGPTRIIRTNRMREISLTADVFGRDIGSVNDEIESLLRQHITLPDSRYKITFGGQDEQMNDAFFKLTLALLLAVVLVYMVMAGQFESFFYPFIIMFSVPLTLIGILIGLLITNQPIGVGSLIGLLILTGIVVNNAIVLVDYINQLKVAGHSTREAILEACPTRLRPILMTAFTTILGLLPLSLGLGEGTEVQQPMAIVIISGLLTSTCITLLFIPVLYESFDKKIDKKRAQTN; encoded by the coding sequence ATGAGTCATTTAGCAAAATTAGCAGTTATGCGCCCGGTCGCGATGACGATGGTTATTATTTTTATGCTGATTATTGGTATGGTGAGTGTTAAAAATATTGCCGTAGATTTGTTTCCCGACATGACGTTTCCTGTTGCTGTTATCACAACGAATTACGAAGGTGCTGGTCCTGAAGAGATAGAGGCGCTTATATCGGATCCATTGGAAAATATGATTGGCACGATTCCAAACGTTGAATCGATTTCGTCCATATCACAAACTGGAACTGCTTTAATAATTGTCTCCTTTGTTTGGGGCACGAACATGGATGTAGCTACGTTACAAATTCGCGAAAAAATCGATATGGCTCGTGAATATTTACCAAACACAATGGCGCTCCCTAGAGTGATGAGGTTTAATCCAAGTGATTTTCCAATTATACAGCTTGCTGTTACGACCGATACAAATGACATGAACACTGCGAAGTTAATTGCCAATGATGAAATCAAAACACGTTTACAGTCAGTAAAAGGCATAGCAGCTGTCTATGTGGAGGGTGGCCGCGAGAAGGAAATCAAAGTAAACCTTAATCAAACAAAGCTGCTTCATCATGGTGTGACGCTAGAAACTATTCAACAAATTATTGCGTCCGAAAATTTAAATATACCTAGCGGACAGCTGCGCAGTTCACATGAGACGATACCAATCCGAGTCACAGGTCAGTTTACTTCGGTCTACGATGTTATGGATATACAAATCCCTACTAATCAAGGTCTTGTAAAACTAAAAGATTTGGCTCAAATTGAAGAAGGATATGCACCAATTAATCAAATTTCTCTATTAAATAATAAACCTGCTGTTGGAATAACAGTGTATAAGCAGTCAGGCGCTAACACTGTTGAGGTCACTAAACAAGTGCAAAAAACATTAGAAAAAATTCAAAAAACATTACCTAGTGAATATAAAGTAACCGCAGTATTTGAACAAAGTAAATTTATTAATCAATCTTTACGTGCTGTTCTTTCAAATATTTTAACTGGAAGTGGACTTGCTGCAGTAATTTTGTTTGTTTTTTTAAAGCATTTTCGCAGTACAGTGATTATATTTTTAGCAATTCCTTTGTCAATTGTTACAACGTTTGTATTTTTATTTTTTTCCAAGCAAACCTTGAACGTACTAACGTTAGGTGGACTAGCTCTTGGTGTCGGCATGATGGTCGATAATGCGATAGTTATCTTAGAAAATATATATCGATATCGTCAATTAAATTATCCTATGAAAAAAGCAGCCATCATGGGATCCTCAGAAATTGGAACAGCGATTATAGCGTCAACATTAACGACAATCATTGTATTTTTACCATTTGTCTTCGTCAATGGTTTGGCAGCACAGCTATTTAAACCTCTTGCCCAAGTTATTGCATTTTCATTGTTAGCTTCCTTGTTTACTGCGTTAATAATTGTACCGTTGTTTGCTTCATTATTTTTAAAATTAAAAGATACACAAAACGCAAAGAGTAAACATCAAGAACTGTTAAAAAACAAATATAAAGCTGTGCTTGAAAAAGCATTAAACAATCGTAGAGTAACAATTTTTAGTATTACTTTACTTTTTATTTTATCCTTCGTTATCGTGCCCTTTTTAGGAACGGAATTTTTACCTGCACAAGACCAGAGTATGATTTCTATTGAGGCAACCTTGCCTCCTGGTCACTCAATTGACCAAAGTCTTTCTACCTCAGAAACAATTGTTAAGAAATTAGCTACTGTAGATGATATAGATATACTATATACAACAATAGGCGGGAATGACCCCTTCACAGTTGGCGCACGCTCACAGTCTAATAAACTTAACTACACGATTATGCTTACAGCACCAAGTAAACGAGACCGAAGTGATGTAGAAATAGCAGATACAATGCGACAGTTGCTAAAGGACATTCCTTCTATCATAGAAGCTAAAGTTTCCGCTAGTGACACTGGTTTTGCCGCTGATCCTGTTTCTTTAAAAATAACAGGTCCTAACCTTCAAACATTGCAGAAGCTTGCTGAGGATGTACGAGCATTAATCGTAACAGTTGAGGGTGTACGTGAATTAGATAGTAACTTTTCTACCGGGAATCCACTTTTATCTGTCGCTGTATTTAAGGACGTTGCTTACTCATTAGGTATTGGAAGTATGCAGCTAGCGAAAACCATTTCCGATGCCACACAAGGAATTGTAGCAAGTCAATTTACTAAAAATGGTGAAGAGTTACCAATACGCTTAGTGTTCGAGGAGAACGGAATTAAATCACAGGATGAGTTGGAGAATATGTTAATTAAAACACAGATGAATGATTTTGTTCCATTAAAGGCAATTGCATCTTTTACTAGAGATAATGGACCAACAAGAATCATTCGTACAAATCGTATGCGAGAAATATCCTTAACGGCTGATGTATTTGGGAGAGACATTGGAAGTGTGAATGATGAGATTGAGAGTCTCCTTCGTCAGCACATTACGTTGCCAGATAGTAGATACAAGATTACATTTGGCGGACAAGATGAACAGATGAATGATGCATTTTTCAAGCTTACATTAGCTCTTCTTTTAGCTGTTGTACTCGTATATATGGTGATGGCTGGACAGTTTGAATCATTCTTCTATCCCTTTATTATCATGTTCTCAGTTCCTCTCACATTGATAGGAATACTCATAGGCTTACTCATAACAAATCAACCTATCGGTGTTGGCTCACTCATAGGTCTTCTCATCTTAACGGGTATTGTTGTTAATAACGCTATTGTCTTAGTCGACTATATTAATCAGTTAAAAGTAGCGGGGCATTCAACACGTGAAGCTATACTTGAGGCATGTCCTACTAGGTTAAGGCCGATACTTATGACTGCTTTTACTACCATTCTTGGCTTGCTACCCCTTTCGCTCGGACTCGGAGAAGGGACAGAAGTACAACAGCCAATGGCGATTGTAATTATCTCTGGATTACTCACATCAACGTGTATAACGCTGTTGTTTATACCCGTTCTGTATGAGAGCTTTGATAAAAAAATTGATAAAAAACGAGCTCAAACAAACTAG
- a CDS encoding efflux RND transporter periplasmic adaptor subunit, with product MQKYIVLICVLLLGTSCSVREITINNESQRASIPVTTIKAIHKTVKESITLPVVATPSQQIPIVVPQPTIVKHVHVKTGDTVTKGQLLIELANDELQQGYDSLNNTVQQLYNRLEQAKTDSDITFNSRIQSLHAELTYSAEQFENLTMHSWKPIAAINKLVQIMSKQSELQQLNTQLTMATEHIQLLQQQVVEAKAALSEIETALRQTKLVAPSDGKILNISVKNDSIATPTTPIATLARLTPMTVIGYVNDYQVSELSTGQEASVTFNGLTSTYETKVKKVSQLIDPQSKMFPIEMSLGNDNEEIKSGSKGFVSIITSEVQDALVIPIDAILYNTGQPYVYIAHNGIAKKKKITVGIREGEHVQILAGLQEGQHIIVNGKERLRDGITIDIQ from the coding sequence ATGCAAAAATACATTGTATTAATCTGTGTATTACTTTTAGGTACCAGTTGCTCTGTTCGAGAAATTACCATAAATAACGAGTCTCAGCGTGCAAGCATCCCTGTCACTACCATTAAAGCAATACATAAAACGGTTAAAGAAAGCATTACTCTTCCAGTTGTAGCAACACCTTCACAGCAAATCCCTATTGTTGTTCCCCAACCTACGATTGTTAAACATGTACATGTAAAAACAGGTGATACTGTAACAAAAGGACAGCTATTAATTGAACTCGCTAATGATGAACTACAACAAGGATACGATTCATTGAACAACACTGTACAACAGTTGTATAACAGGCTAGAGCAAGCCAAAACTGACTCTGATATAACATTTAATTCACGTATACAAAGTCTTCATGCAGAGCTCACATACTCAGCAGAGCAGTTTGAGAACCTAACTATGCATTCATGGAAACCGATAGCAGCTATAAATAAGCTTGTACAAATCATGTCAAAGCAATCGGAGCTTCAACAATTGAATACTCAGCTAACTATGGCTACTGAACATATTCAGCTTCTTCAGCAACAGGTTGTTGAAGCAAAAGCAGCTTTATCTGAAATTGAAACAGCACTTCGTCAAACAAAGCTTGTTGCTCCAAGCGATGGAAAAATTTTAAATATATCAGTTAAAAATGACAGCATCGCTACACCAACGACACCTATTGCAACATTAGCACGCCTTACTCCCATGACAGTAATCGGATACGTAAATGATTATCAAGTATCAGAGCTTTCTACAGGGCAAGAGGCATCAGTTACTTTTAACGGTCTTACTAGTACATACGAAACAAAAGTCAAAAAGGTTTCACAATTAATCGATCCACAATCAAAAATGTTTCCAATTGAAATGTCACTTGGCAATGATAATGAAGAAATCAAGAGTGGAAGTAAAGGTTTTGTATCGATTATAACAAGTGAGGTTCAAGATGCGTTAGTTATACCAATCGACGCCATTTTATATAATACTGGTCAGCCTTACGTTTATATTGCTCATAATGGTATAGCAAAGAAAAAAAAGATAACAGTTGGTATACGAGAAGGCGAGCATGTTCAAATATTAGCAGGCCTTCAAGAAGGACAACATATCATCGTGAACGGAAAAGAACGTCTGCGCGATGGAATTACGATTGATATTCAATAA
- the spxA gene encoding transcriptional regulator SpxA, with amino-acid sequence MVTLYTSPSCTSCRKAKAWLDEHEIEYVERNIFQEPLSIDEIKEILRMTEDGTDEIISTRSKIFQKLNVNLETMPLNDLYTLIQDHPGLLRRPIIIDAKRLQVGYNEDEIRRFLPRRVRTFQLREAQRLVNE; translated from the coding sequence ATGGTTACATTGTATACGTCACCTAGCTGCACATCATGTCGAAAAGCAAAGGCTTGGTTAGATGAACATGAAATTGAGTATGTGGAGCGTAATATTTTCCAAGAGCCTTTGTCTATAGATGAGATTAAGGAAATCTTGCGAATGACTGAAGATGGTACTGATGAAATTATCTCAACACGTTCAAAAATATTCCAAAAGCTCAATGTTAATCTAGAAACGATGCCACTAAATGACTTGTACACATTAATACAAGATCATCCAGGTCTTTTACGTCGACCAATTATTATAGATGCTAAACGTCTACAAGTTGGATATAACGAAGATGAAATTCGTCGCTTTTTACCAAGACGAGTACGTACATTCCAACTTCGTGAAGCTCAAAGACTTGTAAATGAATAA